One stretch of Ictalurus punctatus breed USDA103 chromosome 5, Coco_2.0, whole genome shotgun sequence DNA includes these proteins:
- the tmem51a gene encoding transmembrane protein 51a, with amino-acid sequence MSYSSQTPPDSSSNSGSSSSASQYATAALGVGLLVLGIVMVLWSVVPADGSLNNSQTTDGDGQVRNTSSVGFVLLGTGVAIMLLSLFLSIQNKYRAQRQSNSNANTEQGQQGERQPDEAEQYTVPSYEEVVGNTQYPISQFSPRQNSTTHLPAYDELIETAQDDVEGSGPHERKNGADNLNMTHILPHKTNRSGLKLLPLKVRRKSSSSSLQVTVSSIEPLTPPPQYEENPPELPSAAH; translated from the exons ATGTCGTACAGCAGCCAGACTCCCCCCGACTCCAGCAGCAACAGCGGCAGCTCCAGCTCGGCGTCTCAGTATGCTACGGCGGCACTGGGCGTGGGGCTGCTCGTGCTGGGCATCGTGATGGTCCTGTGGAGCGTGGTGCCTGCCGATGGATCCTTAAACAACTCTCAGACTACAGACGGAGACGGGCAAGTTAGGAACACATCGTCAGTGGGCTTTGTTCTGCTGGGCACAGGAGTGGCCATCATGCTGCTCTCACTTTTCCTCAGCATCCAAAACAAATACCGAGCACAGAGACAATCCAACAGCAACGCTAACACAGAGCAAGGACAGCAGGGAGAGAG gcaacCGGACGAAGCCGAGCAGTACACGGTACCCAGTTATGAGGAGGTGGTTGGAAATACTCAGTACCCCATCAGCCAGTTCTCTCCGCGGCAGAACAGCACCACCCATCTGCCAGCCTATGATGAACTGATTGAGACAGCACAGGATGACGTGGAGGGCTCTGGTCCACATGAACGCAAGAACGGAGCAGACAATTTGAACATGACACACATACTCCCCCATAAGACCAACCGCTCCGGCCTCAAACTGCTTCCACTGAAAGTGAGGAGGAAGAGCTCGAGCAGCTCGCTACAGGTCACTGTCTCCAGCATCGAACCCCTCACCCCTCCACCACAGTATGAGGAAAATCCCCCGGAGCTCCCATCAGCAGCACACTGA